The sequence CCATCGGCTCGATCATGGCCGGCGGCACGCTCGGCATCCTGATTCCGCCGTCCATCCTCGCCATCCTGTATGCCGTGGTGGCACAGCAGTCGGTCGGCGAGCTGTATCTGGGCTCGCTGTTGCCGGGGCTGATGCTCTCCGGCCTGTATGTGGCCTACGTCCTGTTTCGCACCTGGCTGCGCCCCGAGCTCGGCCCCGCCGTCCCGCGCGAGGAGCGCCTCAACCTCGGCCAGAAACTGCGCCTGCTGCTCAAGCTGGTCGCGCCGGTGATCCTCGTGGTGCTGGTGCTCGGCCTGCTGTTTGCCGGCATTGCCACGCCGGTGGAAGCCGCCGGCATCGGCTCCTTCGGCGCCATCATCGTCGCCATCATGCACAAGCGCTTCAACCTCGTCGCGCTCAAGGAAGCCTCGGTCAGCACCGTCAAGGCCTCGGCCATGGTGCTGTGGATCATCTTCGGTGCTTCGATCTTCGTCGGCTTCTACATCCTGCAAGGCGGCCAGGCCTTCATCAACGACGCCATCCTCGGCACCGGCCTGTCGCCCTACGGCATCCTGTTCCTGATGATGGTGCTGCTGGTCATCCTCGGCATGTTCCTCGACTGGGTCGGCATCCTGCTGCTCGCCGTGCCCATCTTCGTGCCCATCATCAAGTCACTCACCTTCGACGGCCTGCTCGGCCTGCCCCCCGTGCCGGGCGACAAGGTGGCGCTATGGTTCGGCGTCATCTACCTGGTCAACATGCAGATGAGCTTCCTCAGCCCGCCCTTCGGCTACGCCCTGTTCTACATGCGCGGCGTCACCCCCGACTCCATCAGCATGGCCACCATCTTCCGCTCCGCGCTGGTGTTTCTTGCGCTGCAGGTGCTGGGACTGCTGCTGTGTATTTTGCTGCCGGGGATCGTCACGTATTTGCCGGGGCTGGTGTATGGCTAAGCGAAGGCAGCCGTGCCGTAGGGTGGGCGGCTGGCCGCCCACCAGCGATCACCCGCACAACCGCTGCCTGGTGGGCGGCAAGCCGCCCACCCTACCAATACCGGGACTGTGACGTTCTTGCCGGCGTTGGCATATGGGTGAGGAGCGAGCCGCTTGCGGCGGGAACCATGACATGAGCATTGCCGTTCAGCGTCGAACGGCGCATGCAGGCCATACGCGGTCACATCAGCGCCCACACGACCACCATGAACACGGGCGTCCATAGTAAGTAGTTCAGAAAGAAACACGCGCAGACAAAAACGCCACGCACGATCGTCGGCTTTGAGCGCCAAGCTGGATCGGTGGAAGTAAGAAGCAATTGACCAACCGCCATGATCAACAACGCCGGCCCCATGATGTTCATGGCAGCGCTGAGAATGTGCGCGGGCCCCGAACCACTGAAGTAGAGCCAGAACGCCCCACTTCCAGAGCACAGCACTGCCACTGCAGTTGTCCAGTTCTTGAGCGCAGGCGTCAGTGCGTCGCTGACATACGGGCCCACAGCATCATCAATTCTGTACCCAGCGCGTCTGAGTAGATGATCAGACCGTACTCGAATGTCTGGATCTTGATGTTTTGACGGCTCCACGGAATCCATTCCAAATTTCAAGAAGGAAAGAATACGCCTTTTGCATAGCAAATGTAGCCAAATTCAGGCCGAAGAACGGAATCCTTGGTGGGTGGCTGATCGACCCGCGTTGCATTTTTGCGCGCACCACCCCTGCCCCCGGATTCCGCTGCGCTGCATCCGGGCTTGTATGTTATCGGTGCTCCCTTGTTCTCAGCGTGCGGGGGAGCCGAGGTGGAGGGACGATCCGGGCTATCTGCCGTGTGAGCGCACGGACAGACCACTGTAGTGCTGTCCCCACTTCGTCTGCCCAGCGTCGATGAAGAATGCAGCAGGCGTTTGGCCCGGCATGCCAGACCAAACGACCGCCGATAGTGAGCAAGCCAACGTCCAGGCAGACGCCCCCTCGGCTACAGAGCATTGTACGCGCTGTACCGATATGCTCAGGAGGGACGCCTCATGGACCGTTCATCACAATTGAACTTCGGCGTTGACGTCGGCAAGCACGAGTTGGTCATCGCCTCAAGAGCCGATCAGCACATCATCAAGATCGCCAACCAGCCCGAAGCGATTGGGGGTTGGCTCAAGCGCTTGCCGCCCGACTGTCGCATCGGCATGGAAGCGACTGGGGTCTATCACCTGCAATTGGCCGATCTGGCCCATGCAGCTGGCCATCAGGTCTATGTCTTCAACCCGCGCACCGTGGCCGTCTATCTGAAGTCTCTGCGCTCGCGCGGCAAGACCGACATTCTGGACGCCCGGGGCATTGTTCGATACGTACAGAACGAAGCGGACGAGCACCCGCTCTATACGCCGTCGAGCGCAACCGAGCGATCCGTCCAGACCCTACTGCATCGCCGTCATCAGGTGGTCAAACAGCGCGCCGCGCTGCGCATGAGCTGTCAGTCCCTGGACGAGCTGACACGCGCCCCGTTCGATCCGTTGCTGGCGGCTTTCGATCAGTGTCTACGAAAAATTGACACGCAGCTGCGCCAACTGGTGCGCGCCGACGGGAAACTGCATGCGTTGGCCACCCGCCTGCGCTCCATTCCCGGCGTCGGCCCGTTGATCAGCACGGCATTGGCGCTACGCTTGAGTCGCCATCCGTACCGCAACAGCGACGCGCTGGTTGCAGCCTTGGGCATGGATCCGCGGCCGCACCAGTCGGGGGTATCGGACGCACCGCGACACTTGTCCAAGCAGGGCAACGGTGAAGAGCGCCGACTGATCTACATGGCCGCCGTTAGTGCCTGTCGATATGCGCTGTGGCGCGAGCGATTCGAACAATTGATCGCTCGCGGTTTGCCCAGCACCGCGGCTCATTGCATCATCGCCAGAAAGCTGCTGCGCATCGCCTTTGCTATCAATAAAAAACGCCAGGCATACAGCGTCGAGGCGCTCAGCGGCAATTGCCACGCAACATAGAATCTACGGCCTGTCAGCGGCCGAGTTAAGCGTCAGGCAGCCACCAGCCACTCGCCTTCACGCCGCGCGACGCCGGCTTTGACGAGGCTGTCGACCAGCCAGTCGGCGAGGCGCTCGGGGGTTTCGTGGAGGAAGCGTTCGTTGGCGATGCGGAACAGCGGAGTGCGGTCCAGCCAGCCGGGGAGGTCGGCGAGGGCGATGCGGCGCATGTCGAGCAGGGAGAAGGTGACGCAGCCTCGGATGGCGTTGCGGGCCATGCGGCTGCCGTCTTCTTCGAAGGCGCGCAGGCGGGCGTAGGCGGCGGCGAGGGCTTCGTCGACTTCATCGAAGGGGGCGCCATGGCCGGGAATGACCTGGCGCACCGGCAGGCGAGCGATGGCGTCCAGGGTGCGGCGGGCTTCGCCGATGCCGTCGCCGGTGCCGAGCACGTCGGCGAAGAGGATGCCGAAGCCGTCGCGCCACAGCGCGTCGCCGGAGATGAGCACGCCGTGGTCGCGGTTGAAAAACATCAGCGCGTCCATGTCGTGACCGGGCGCGGCGAGGGCTTCCCAGTGCAGGCCGCCCATCTCGCGGGTGTCGCCGGGGTGGGCCTTGGTGTCGGCGGTGAAGCGGTCGCCGGTTTGCCCCGCCACGCTGAGCAGCAAGGCGTTTTCGTCCCATTGCTGGACGGCGTCGTGCATGCCGGCGGGCACGGTGATGCGGCAGCCGAAGGCGCGCTGCACCGCGGCGTTGCCGCCGATGTGATCGGAATGCGAGTGGGTGTTGACGATGTCGGTGAGGCGTCGGCCGTCGAGCGCGCTGCGTACCAGGGCGACGGTCTGCTCGGCGTGGCTGACATAGCCGGTGTCGACCAGGATGGCGCGATCACCCTCGAACAACAGGATGTTGTTGGACGACAACCAGCCCCGTTCGAGCACATGGAGGGACGCGGGCAGCTGGCTCATGTCGCGTCCGGCAAGGCGTCGTCGGGGGTGATCGCGACGTGATCGGCCGCCGGCGTTTGCTCCCCGGCGTCGGTCGGGTCGTCGCTGTGGTCGTTGCCGAAGATCTCGTCGGCCGAGCGGCCACAGCCGATGCAGGTTTCGGAATCGGGGTCGATCTCGCAGATGCCGATGCACTCGGACATGGGCGCTCCTGTGTAGTGAGCCGCGCGGGCTCAGAATTTTTCGGGCCGCAGCACCTCGACCTCGCCCACCCACATGATCATCGCGTAGTTGTCGTAGTACTGCGCCTGCAGATGGGCGGAGATGGCGGCGGCGGTGTCGGCGTTGCACACCACCTCGATGCGGATGTTGCTGCTCGCGTCCCAGCCGGCGTTGCGCACGCCGCGGTGGCCTTTGCCGCGCGCCTCGGTGATGGTGTAGCCGTGGGCGCCGAGGCGGTCAAGGTCACGCACCAGCGAGGTCTCGATCGCGCCTTCGGTAACGATGGTCAGCAGCTTGCGGATATGGTCGTTGGCCAGGCTCATGGCTCAGGCTCCCAGGAAGGCGTGCACACGCTCGGCCATCGCATGATAAAGCGGCACGCCGACGAGCACATTGAACGGAAAGGTGATGCCCAGCGAGGCGGTGAGCGACAGCGTGGGGTTGGCCTCGGGCACCGACACCCGCATGGCTGCCGGCACCGCAATGTACGAGGCCGAGGCGGCCAGCGTGGCGAGCACCGCCGTGCCGCCCAGCGACAGCCCCAGCGCCCAACCGAGCAGCGCGCCGATCACCGCCGAGAACACCGGCATGACCACGCCGAAGCCGAGCAGGAACAGCCCGTACTGGCGCAGCGAGCCGATCTGCGCGGCGGTGATCAGGCCCATCTCGAGCAGGAAGATGGCCAGGATGCCCTTGAACAGGTCGAAGAACAGCGGCTTGATGGAGACCACGCCTTCCGGCCCGGCAATCCAGCCGATGAGCAGGCCGCCGAGCAGCAGCACGATGCCCTTGCCGAGGAAGATCTCGTGCATCACCGCGCCCCAGCGGGTCTCGCGGCTCATGCCCCGCGCCAGCACGATGCCGACCAGGATGGCCGGCACCTCGAGCACCACCAGCAGCAGCGGCATGTGGGCTTCGAAGAAGATCTCGCGGGTGCCGAAGTAGGCCACCGCCACGGCATAGGTACCCACGCTGACCGAACCGTAGTGCGCGGCAATCGAGGCGGCGTCGGCGCGTTTGAAGCGGCCGAGGTAGCGCAGCACCGGAAACGCCACCAGCGGCAGCGCGAAGCCCATGGCCAGCACCGCCAGAATCTGCGGCAACAGGTCGCCAAAGGGCTGCTTGGCCAGCTCGATGCCGCCTTTGAGGCCAATCGCCAGCAGCAGCAGGATGCTCACAAAATCGTAGATGGCCGCCGGTAGCCGCAGCTCCGCGCGTGCCAGGCCCGCGATGAGGCCGAGCAGGAAAAACAGGATGATCGGATCGATCGGATTCATGGTCGCTCTCTGGCAAGTCGGGGCGAAGCGCCCCCGGCCCGCAGCGCCCTCCCGCGATACGGCCCGGCGAACAGACTATCCGCGCTGAAAAAGGTTCTATCGGCCGCCGGCCGCCTGTCCGCCGTGATCGAAAATATCGAGCGCCGCTTCGCGCTCGGCCACCCGCGCCAGAATCGCCCGCTTAGCGTCATCATCGATGCGGCTCCAGGCGGTGATCTCGTCGATGGTGCGGGCGCAGCCCTCGCACAGGCCGGTGCGCGGGTCCATTTTACAGACGTCGATGCAGGGCGAGGCCACGCTCATACGCAAGCGCCCCGCTTGGCCAGCACCGCGCGCGCCACTTTCGAACCCGGTTCGCGGCCCAGTTGGGCGCTGATCCACGCCGCCGTGTCGACCAGCCGGTTCAGGTCGATGCCGGTGTCGATGCCGAGGCCGTCGAGCAGGTACACCACGTCTTCACTGGCCACGTTGCCCGAGGCGCCAGCGGCGTAGGGGCAGCCGCCGAGGCCGCCGACCGAGGCGTCGAACACCGCCACGCCCGTCTCCAGCGAGGCATAGATGTTGGCCAGCGCCTGGCCGTAGGTATCGTGATAATGCCCGGCCAGCTTGCCGACCGGCACGCGGGCGGCGACCGCCTCGAGCATGCGCCGGGTCTTGCCCGGCGTGCCGGTGCCGATGGTGTCGCCCAGGCTGATCTCGTAGCAGCCCATGTCGAACAGGGTGGCGGCCACC comes from Denitromonas sp. and encodes:
- a CDS encoding TRAP transporter large permease subunit is translated as MTTSATASLSGRLGTAALILATGAALFIFGVELINVLFYDPWGDERFLFTTAGLLEDVEIKELTYIMFGSLLVLLMLGLPLAFVTGGLGVVFIYLIGGQVMINIIPSRIFPMMTNSDLAAIPLFIFMASMLERAGLIEEMFDVIYQWMGGLRGGLAAATIIASTILAAMVGVIGAAVVTMGIIALPAMLKRNYDPQIAIGSIMAGGTLGILIPPSILAILYAVVAQQSVGELYLGSLLPGLMLSGLYVAYVLFRTWLRPELGPAVPREERLNLGQKLRLLLKLVAPVILVVLVLGLLFAGIATPVEAAGIGSFGAIIVAIMHKRFNLVALKEASVSTVKASAMVLWIIFGASIFVGFYILQGGQAFINDAILGTGLSPYGILFLMMVLLVILGMFLDWVGILLLAVPIFVPIIKSLTFDGLLGLPPVPGDKVALWFGVIYLVNMQMSFLSPPFGYALFYMRGVTPDSISMATIFRSALVFLALQVLGLLLCILLPGIVTYLPGLVYG
- a CDS encoding IS110 family transposase, whose translation is MYALYRYAQEGRLMDRSSQLNFGVDVGKHELVIASRADQHIIKIANQPEAIGGWLKRLPPDCRIGMEATGVYHLQLADLAHAAGHQVYVFNPRTVAVYLKSLRSRGKTDILDARGIVRYVQNEADEHPLYTPSSATERSVQTLLHRRHQVVKQRAALRMSCQSLDELTRAPFDPLLAAFDQCLRKIDTQLRQLVRADGKLHALATRLRSIPGVGPLISTALALRLSRHPYRNSDALVAALGMDPRPHQSGVSDAPRHLSKQGNGEERRLIYMAAVSACRYALWRERFEQLIARGLPSTAAHCIIARKLLRIAFAINKKRQAYSVEALSGNCHAT
- a CDS encoding MBL fold metallo-hydrolase — translated: MSQLPASLHVLERGWLSSNNILLFEGDRAILVDTGYVSHAEQTVALVRSALDGRRLTDIVNTHSHSDHIGGNAAVQRAFGCRITVPAGMHDAVQQWDENALLLSVAGQTGDRFTADTKAHPGDTREMGGLHWEALAAPGHDMDALMFFNRDHGVLISGDALWRDGFGILFADVLGTGDGIGEARRTLDAIARLPVRQVIPGHGAPFDEVDEALAAAYARLRAFEEDGSRMARNAIRGCVTFSLLDMRRIALADLPGWLDRTPLFRIANERFLHETPERLADWLVDSLVKAGVARREGEWLVAA
- a CDS encoding DUF1289 domain-containing protein, whose product is MSECIGICEIDPDSETCIGCGRSADEIFGNDHSDDPTDAGEQTPAADHVAITPDDALPDAT
- a CDS encoding P-II family nitrogen regulator, with amino-acid sequence MSLANDHIRKLLTIVTEGAIETSLVRDLDRLGAHGYTITEARGKGHRGVRNAGWDASSNIRIEVVCNADTAAAISAHLQAQYYDNYAMIMWVGEVEVLRPEKF
- a CDS encoding sodium-dependent bicarbonate transport family permease — protein: MNPIDPIILFFLLGLIAGLARAELRLPAAIYDFVSILLLLAIGLKGGIELAKQPFGDLLPQILAVLAMGFALPLVAFPVLRYLGRFKRADAASIAAHYGSVSVGTYAVAVAYFGTREIFFEAHMPLLLVVLEVPAILVGIVLARGMSRETRWGAVMHEIFLGKGIVLLLGGLLIGWIAGPEGVVSIKPLFFDLFKGILAIFLLEMGLITAAQIGSLRQYGLFLLGFGVVMPVFSAVIGALLGWALGLSLGGTAVLATLAASASYIAVPAAMRVSVPEANPTLSLTASLGITFPFNVLVGVPLYHAMAERVHAFLGA
- a CDS encoding DUF1289 domain-containing protein encodes the protein MSVASPCIDVCKMDPRTGLCEGCARTIDEITAWSRIDDDAKRAILARVAEREAALDIFDHGGQAAGGR